Proteins from a genomic interval of Pseudodesulfovibrio nedwellii:
- the rpsT gene encoding 30S ribosomal protein S20, which yields MANHKSALKRHRQSLKRRARNRISKTRIKNTVKAVRVAIEEKDVAKAMEALKDATSILDRAARKKIIHQRQAQRRIARLQVAINKIAE from the coding sequence TTGGCTAATCACAAGTCCGCCTTGAAGAGGCACCGTCAGAGCTTGAAGCGTCGCGCCCGCAACCGCATTTCCAAGACCCGTATCAAGAACACCGTTAAGGCTGTTCGCGTGGCCATCGAGGAGAAGGATGTTGCAAAGGCTATGGAGGCCCTGAAGGACGCTACGTCCATTCTGGACAGAGCTGCCCGTAAAAAGATCATCCACCAGCGTCAGGCTCAGCGCCGTATTGCTCGCCTTCAGGTGGCAATCAACAAGATCGCTGAATAG